The following are encoded in a window of Roseimaritima ulvae genomic DNA:
- a CDS encoding sigma-54 interaction domain-containing protein, translated as MRGPAAVSCGDVSRSSSLAGCSGILGRSAWAGGVRRKIARVAPSTSTVLIVGPTGTGKELIARCIHEQSPRRRGPFVPVDCASITGTLCSSQLFGHVKGAFTGADYESLGCFRAAEGGTIFLDEIGELEPSIQAMLLRTLQERIVVPVGNHREIPVDVRVIAATNRVLDEEVQAARFRMDLLYRLRVMTIQTTSLRQRLEDVSVLAEHFLTRLSKDNGIPAKELSVESLAVLLAHDWPGNVRELQNVLECAAIFSDSESIQPSALRIHKSPAAQPEATAGTIPAALQPFSPHQARGPEPAECLETWLTLPEVEAQHIARTLEVAGYNQSAAARMLAIDRHVLARKMKKYGLRKPEGLQ; from the coding sequence CGTGGGCGGGCGGAGTTCGCCGTAAAATCGCCAGGGTCGCGCCTTCGACAAGCACGGTTTTGATTGTCGGTCCCACGGGCACAGGCAAGGAATTAATCGCTCGTTGCATTCATGAGCAGAGTCCGCGGCGGCGGGGCCCCTTTGTGCCGGTCGACTGCGCGTCGATTACCGGGACGTTGTGTTCCAGTCAGTTGTTTGGGCACGTCAAAGGCGCGTTTACGGGGGCCGATTACGAATCGCTGGGGTGTTTTCGAGCTGCCGAGGGAGGCACGATTTTTTTGGATGAGATTGGCGAGTTAGAACCTTCCATCCAAGCCATGTTGCTGCGGACCTTGCAGGAGCGGATTGTGGTTCCCGTGGGCAACCATCGTGAAATCCCCGTCGATGTCCGCGTCATTGCCGCCACCAATCGTGTTCTGGACGAGGAGGTACAAGCCGCTCGGTTCCGGATGGATCTGCTGTATCGCCTGCGAGTCATGACGATCCAAACCACCAGCCTGCGGCAACGCCTGGAAGACGTGAGCGTATTGGCGGAGCACTTTTTGACGCGGTTGTCCAAGGATAATGGGATCCCGGCCAAGGAGTTGTCGGTCGAGAGTTTGGCGGTCCTCCTAGCTCATGACTGGCCCGGCAACGTCCGAGAGCTCCAGAACGTGCTGGAATGCGCGGCAATCTTTTCCGATAGCGAATCGATTCAACCCTCGGCGCTGCGGATTCATAAGTCCCCCGCCGCGCAGCCGGAGGCGACTGCGGGGACGATTCCCGCCGCCCTACAGCCTTTCTCGCCGCATCAAGCCAGGGGCCCCGAACCGGCTGAATGTCTCGAAACTTGGCTGACCCTGCCCGAAGTAGAAGCCCAGCATATCGCTCGCACGCTCGAGGTGGCCGGGTACAACCAAAGCGCCGCGGCCCGGATGTTGGCCATCGACCGACACGTGTTGGCTCGCAAAATGAAAAAGTACGGGCTGCGAAAACCGGAAGGCCTGCAGTAG
- a CDS encoding response regulator transcription factor, translating to MTNRVVRTVIVDAQLDAYRALPLGEAESSGLTLLDSGRAALQHSAIEPIEQWLINIHLPDMSGLELFRMLHTRHPKARFVLVGDVYQAEEERQTRTWGAAGYLCKPPQAWWLEPLQAEQRSDDGHPGISKPQSASPHRRQQS from the coding sequence GTGACGAATCGTGTTGTTCGTACAGTCATCGTGGATGCACAGCTTGACGCCTATCGCGCCTTGCCGCTGGGCGAAGCGGAATCCAGCGGTTTGACACTGTTGGACAGCGGCCGAGCGGCGCTGCAGCATTCTGCCATCGAACCCATTGAGCAGTGGTTGATCAACATCCATCTGCCGGACATGAGCGGCTTGGAGTTGTTTCGGATGCTTCATACACGACACCCCAAAGCTCGGTTCGTACTTGTCGGAGACGTTTACCAGGCGGAAGAGGAACGTCAGACGCGGACCTGGGGAGCGGCGGGGTATTTGTGCAAGCCGCCTCAGGCTTGGTGGCTGGAACCATTGCAAGCTGAACAGCGCAGCGACGACGGACACCCAGGAATTTCGAAACCCCAATCGGCATCACCCCATCGAAGGCAACAATCATGA
- a CDS encoding dockerin type I domain-containing protein translates to MSMSIQTSRHSSRRRRHAEKRNAKRRLFMEPLEARRLLAIDFAGVTNWLEQGAQPITASSAIADPDNPSSGAVEDFAIDPNDPSHMFAASVNGGIWRTHDGDRPFNGVDDDAANGIDDPDEQPTWVPVSDQLSTLSMGGIAFDPLDASGNTVYAGTGSASSLSSTGGPAIGVLKTTDDGETWSATPLTAGGFQPQVRVVVPTTYDSADNPAVTQVILVGTVGSGLFRSTDAGASYTQVSNSGVGLPAGSVTDIVVDPNDDDVYYVGVVGSGVFRSGDGGASWNSVNNATLSTNATLGSSTAVMLTAHPGGGTTRLYAMISYDDDGAGAPEVPQVFTTTNNGAVWTELAAVTTGFESGNGNLYTGMASDQIIVDPSNENIVYIAKGYGGSPMILRYDPAGAGDWDQIENVPAVGNTRPHVDHRDLQFVTTNGADVLINVNDGGTYFMVDPQNPGEWVSLQGVGATGMGVIEFTNVTWDSRFNVAFGGAQDNGTSVQTGSGNRVWQGFRGADGGDVQFADAGGGDSFRYTGTQNFGLQRHRFDSATNQPIAPVSLVPAGGLAGFSNYFVPQYELNQVNPSRLIAGGSDDGAATLADNPVYELLNADTAANAAAANWVPVPIGAGFTNVNNNGDAAFVVGGRMGGADNEEVLIVGSNDDVFIRSTAGGTLTVTPTPFPGSTVQAIVTDPENWQHMFVADSSRIWETPDAGMTWTEITRNFGTVNNRLQSLSYVPTADDAVLLAGGNLGVSRLVVSDPASLWTRLGTNLPNALVNDLEYHADDDVLLAGTFGRGAWLVDNASLVVDQHPVLTICGDEDQVNQDDVIRLMRNAANPLILDVFLNSVVPVFSAPLAAIMQINVFGNGGNDELIIDTSNGLIDVPEGIRYNGDGACDIEETVDSNGHQHGPGYDRGFDTLTITSDDLSTTFDSEQVGVGQLPGSGQHTITDAAGTQTVWFEELEPVNSIVAAASFAITSIPGLASLLQDDNHVTYEAAQILALPAGRVTIDNFEPIEFSNKTDAVFDLGAGDDFFVANYAGLPTGLQTITVNGDAGDDSIQFDAIADASVTSFVSVSANGGVGDDLLDARSIDVETPFTLSGDEGDDTLIGGRGDDTLNGGEGSDLMAGGDPRAFVAGILIGDNVFNGGAGVDAMAIFGTEQLNVFFDDAIFVTQTSTTTLTRNFNGNLSTETFSGLEEVRIEAFSGDDQVSISIDDALFDNANDPRPDVLRYRVVGGDSQTGDVLRVFDDGLGDTILQRIAQDITAGTFTIAPAHPSVAPIVVPPQIIYEGIEFAEVPGADPLTGATGTDDAGRWIVFKPDPFEPNSTLPNATFLGAGETINVDPTVEGGLLTDRDFYQVTAAETGTLDYRIYFEDLPTLANGRGGLPGNGDLLVTVYDSDGTAIGTGTDLLDGALNVIGLRFTHGAVEDQTYYVRVSGETNAAVNVYNVTVENEAAPVPAIVDLQAASDSGRHDSDDVTNVVTSTFDIILDDDRLDSFLNLDLLPDTSDDNTANAAFDYGVEVFNNEVSIGFAFYTGAGNTWQFTAAAGDLLEGHNNFIEAAVWVRDSALPEQIGRGELGGTLQMTLDTVAPDPPSLLIDPATTDTGVGSQPATLVDHITSETTSGFVGNAEADAIVRMWADGPVISAGVVNASDVYQGLTVALPLDGDEAFPAGYWSHTGTFDLNDPAVGFPLDGLRQIAVNAEDLAGNVSTLTTLDMFIDTQGPQVTNVQITGSPAYDLFDVKPTQGPTPIVNSLSVSIQDLPNRVALFLYDALQAGADGNPAENPGHYQVVGDHNGIIDIDSIVFAPDPVVAGSPASGTVLIHFAQPLPDDRFTLTISDAIVDPAGNALDGDSNAAQPNESPTFPSGDGQTGGDFVARFTVDTRAEIGVFALGSVYIDTNGNNLFDPEAAGSDDTNEDIVYKLGFQTDNTFAGNFVAGAGDVADGFDKLGTYGQVAGQFRWLIDTNNNGVPDLVVGQVPPINGRPAAGDFDGNAVNGDEVALKDGTNWFLDANHDFVVETTLAGDMIGLPIVGDFDGDGIDDLGAWADDVFSLDLSGVDGVINGFTDVQFTFGFPGVREIPVAADFNGDGVDDLGLYNPDAAGVAPGEQSDWMILVSQPDALAALDQQFGFQYAGSQFFNAYGAQEKWFFDAANNWHFILPNGEVYDWDNTPGVAQGTLVGVVDPSVHANLDLLVLAVENGGQPVIPITDRIVPDPQGILGNVIDFTPVPFGPDLFASFGDEQALPVVGNFDPPVVPSSGTVDPVQVVGLNGTNTDNGYDVDGNGLVEPHDVLMVVNHLNRHGVGAYASGLQIEAGGQQWNNGPLPDVDADGMIEPYDVLSVVNLLNRMTRERAAQGETAGAVPAWLDSNKPSIVESRSERQAGGLPDAPPTAAASSRAAANDAVFADWGNNPLWIPGMDLSESEEDEQEDDPLDPDTRLGAVL, encoded by the coding sequence ATGAGTATGTCCATCCAAACTTCACGGCATTCTTCACGTCGACGTCGCCATGCCGAAAAAAGGAATGCCAAACGACGTCTGTTTATGGAACCGCTGGAAGCCCGGCGGTTGCTGGCGATTGACTTCGCTGGGGTGACTAACTGGCTTGAGCAAGGTGCGCAGCCCATCACCGCGAGCAGTGCCATCGCGGACCCCGACAATCCTTCTTCCGGAGCGGTCGAAGACTTTGCCATCGATCCCAACGATCCGTCCCATATGTTTGCGGCGTCGGTCAACGGCGGCATTTGGCGAACGCATGACGGCGATCGGCCCTTTAATGGTGTGGACGACGACGCCGCCAACGGAATTGACGATCCCGATGAGCAACCGACGTGGGTGCCCGTCAGCGATCAGCTGTCCACGCTCAGTATGGGCGGTATTGCCTTTGATCCGCTCGACGCCAGCGGGAACACCGTGTACGCGGGGACGGGGTCGGCCAGCAGCCTCAGCAGTACCGGCGGACCGGCGATTGGTGTCTTAAAAACCACCGATGACGGTGAGACCTGGAGTGCGACACCGTTGACCGCTGGTGGTTTTCAACCTCAGGTGCGTGTGGTTGTACCCACCACCTATGACTCCGCAGACAATCCCGCCGTTACCCAGGTGATCCTGGTGGGAACCGTTGGTAGCGGTCTGTTCCGCAGTACCGACGCCGGTGCCAGCTATACGCAAGTCTCGAACTCCGGCGTGGGGCTGCCTGCCGGATCGGTTACCGATATCGTGGTCGATCCCAACGACGACGATGTGTATTACGTTGGGGTTGTGGGCAGTGGCGTTTTTCGCAGCGGCGACGGTGGGGCGAGTTGGAATAGTGTCAACAACGCCACCTTGTCAACCAACGCGACGTTGGGATCATCCACCGCCGTAATGTTGACGGCTCATCCTGGTGGCGGGACGACTCGCCTCTACGCCATGATCTCCTACGACGACGATGGAGCCGGTGCGCCAGAAGTCCCTCAGGTTTTTACCACCACGAATAATGGCGCTGTTTGGACGGAACTGGCTGCGGTAACCACGGGTTTCGAAAGTGGTAACGGCAACCTTTATACGGGAATGGCCAGCGATCAAATTATCGTTGACCCCAGCAACGAGAACATCGTGTACATCGCCAAGGGGTATGGCGGAAGTCCGATGATTCTGCGGTATGACCCCGCCGGTGCGGGAGATTGGGACCAGATCGAAAACGTGCCGGCGGTGGGCAATACCAGGCCGCATGTCGACCATCGCGATCTGCAGTTTGTCACAACCAACGGTGCGGACGTATTGATTAACGTCAACGACGGGGGCACCTATTTTATGGTCGATCCTCAGAATCCAGGCGAATGGGTGAGCTTGCAAGGCGTGGGCGCCACGGGCATGGGCGTAATTGAATTTACCAATGTCACCTGGGACAGCCGCTTTAACGTGGCCTTTGGAGGCGCCCAGGATAATGGCACCTCGGTGCAGACCGGCAGTGGGAATCGCGTTTGGCAAGGCTTCCGAGGGGCCGATGGCGGGGACGTCCAATTCGCCGATGCCGGAGGTGGCGATTCGTTTCGTTATACAGGTACCCAGAATTTCGGTTTACAACGTCATCGATTTGATTCGGCCACCAATCAGCCGATCGCGCCGGTCAGCTTGGTGCCTGCCGGAGGACTCGCTGGGTTCAGCAATTATTTCGTTCCTCAATACGAACTGAACCAAGTCAATCCCTCTCGTTTGATCGCCGGTGGTTCTGACGATGGAGCCGCCACGCTGGCGGACAATCCGGTCTACGAACTACTTAATGCGGATACCGCCGCCAACGCCGCCGCGGCGAATTGGGTGCCCGTGCCGATCGGCGCCGGCTTCACCAATGTCAACAACAATGGCGACGCGGCCTTTGTGGTGGGCGGACGCATGGGGGGCGCGGACAATGAAGAGGTGCTGATCGTCGGCTCCAATGACGACGTCTTCATCCGCTCCACCGCCGGTGGGACGCTGACCGTGACGCCCACGCCCTTCCCCGGCAGCACCGTGCAGGCCATCGTTACCGATCCGGAAAATTGGCAACATATGTTCGTGGCCGATTCGTCACGGATCTGGGAAACGCCCGACGCCGGAATGACGTGGACCGAGATCACTCGCAACTTTGGTACCGTCAATAACCGCTTGCAGTCGCTCAGTTACGTTCCCACCGCCGATGATGCTGTGCTGTTGGCTGGCGGGAACCTGGGAGTGTCGCGGTTGGTCGTTAGCGATCCGGCGTCTCTATGGACCAGGTTGGGCACCAATTTGCCGAACGCGTTAGTCAACGATCTTGAATACCATGCCGACGATGATGTCCTGCTGGCGGGAACTTTCGGACGTGGAGCATGGTTGGTCGACAATGCTTCATTGGTGGTCGATCAACATCCCGTGCTGACCATTTGTGGCGACGAGGATCAAGTCAATCAAGACGATGTGATTCGGTTGATGCGAAACGCTGCCAACCCGTTGATCTTGGATGTGTTCCTGAATTCGGTGGTGCCGGTGTTTAGCGCTCCCTTGGCCGCGATCATGCAGATCAATGTGTTTGGCAACGGGGGAAATGACGAGCTGATCATCGATACCTCCAACGGTTTGATCGATGTGCCCGAAGGGATCCGCTACAACGGCGATGGTGCCTGCGACATAGAAGAAACCGTCGACAGCAACGGACACCAACATGGGCCGGGTTATGATCGTGGCTTCGATACCCTCACGATTACCAGCGACGATCTTTCCACCACGTTTGACAGCGAACAAGTGGGCGTGGGACAACTGCCCGGATCCGGCCAGCACACCATCACCGATGCCGCCGGCACGCAGACCGTGTGGTTCGAAGAACTCGAACCGGTGAACTCGATCGTCGCCGCGGCGTCCTTTGCGATCACCAGCATTCCCGGTCTGGCAAGCCTCCTGCAGGATGACAACCACGTAACGTACGAAGCCGCTCAGATTCTGGCGTTACCCGCTGGCCGTGTCACGATCGATAACTTCGAGCCCATCGAATTCTCTAACAAAACGGATGCCGTGTTTGACTTGGGGGCTGGCGATGACTTCTTCGTGGCCAACTACGCTGGTTTGCCCACTGGTTTGCAAACGATTACCGTCAATGGCGACGCTGGAGACGACTCGATTCAATTCGATGCCATTGCCGATGCATCGGTCACATCCTTTGTTTCGGTCAGCGCCAACGGTGGCGTCGGTGACGACTTGCTGGATGCCCGCAGCATTGATGTCGAGACACCCTTTACGCTGAGCGGCGACGAAGGGGATGATACGCTGATCGGTGGGCGAGGCGATGACACGCTCAACGGTGGTGAGGGCAGCGACTTGATGGCCGGCGGTGACCCACGTGCGTTTGTAGCGGGGATTCTGATCGGCGACAACGTGTTTAACGGCGGCGCGGGCGTGGACGCGATGGCCATCTTCGGAACCGAACAACTGAATGTGTTTTTCGATGATGCGATCTTTGTCACCCAAACCAGCACGACAACACTGACAAGAAACTTCAACGGCAATCTCTCCACTGAAACCTTTAGCGGTCTCGAAGAAGTACGGATCGAAGCGTTTTCCGGAGACGACCAAGTATCCATTTCCATTGATGACGCCCTGTTTGATAACGCCAATGATCCTCGGCCCGATGTATTGCGGTACCGCGTGGTGGGCGGAGACTCACAGACCGGCGACGTGTTGCGAGTCTTCGACGACGGACTAGGGGATACCATCCTGCAACGCATCGCTCAGGACATTACCGCCGGAACGTTTACCATTGCACCGGCTCATCCGTCCGTGGCGCCGATTGTCGTCCCGCCGCAAATTATCTATGAAGGCATCGAGTTTGCTGAAGTGCCGGGTGCCGATCCACTCACCGGCGCCACGGGAACCGACGACGCCGGACGTTGGATTGTATTCAAACCCGATCCCTTCGAACCCAATAGCACGCTTCCCAATGCGACCTTCCTGGGCGCCGGCGAAACAATTAACGTCGATCCAACCGTCGAGGGGGGACTGCTAACGGACCGGGACTTTTATCAGGTCACCGCCGCGGAAACCGGGACATTGGATTATCGGATCTATTTTGAAGACTTGCCGACGTTGGCAAACGGTCGCGGCGGATTGCCTGGTAACGGTGACTTGCTGGTCACCGTTTATGACTCCGACGGAACGGCGATTGGAACCGGCACCGATCTACTGGACGGTGCCCTAAATGTGATCGGGCTGCGGTTTACGCACGGAGCGGTCGAAGACCAAACCTACTACGTGCGGGTCAGTGGAGAAACAAACGCTGCGGTCAATGTCTACAACGTGACGGTGGAAAACGAAGCCGCTCCGGTGCCGGCGATCGTGGACCTGCAAGCGGCCTCCGACTCGGGACGTCACGACAGCGATGATGTTACCAATGTCGTGACCTCCACATTCGACATCATTCTTGATGACGACAGGCTGGATAGCTTCTTGAATTTGGATTTGCTTCCCGACACCAGCGATGACAACACCGCCAACGCTGCCTTTGACTACGGCGTGGAGGTTTTTAACAACGAGGTTTCCATCGGGTTTGCGTTCTATACCGGGGCCGGTAATACCTGGCAGTTCACCGCCGCCGCCGGAGATCTGCTGGAGGGCCACAACAACTTCATCGAAGCCGCTGTGTGGGTGCGCGATTCGGCCCTGCCTGAACAAATCGGCCGCGGCGAACTGGGCGGCACCCTGCAGATGACCTTGGATACCGTGGCGCCGGACCCGCCGAGTCTGTTGATCGATCCGGCTACCACCGATACCGGTGTCGGCTCGCAACCTGCCACTTTGGTGGATCATATTACCAGCGAGACCACGTCGGGCTTTGTGGGCAATGCCGAAGCGGACGCTATTGTGCGAATGTGGGCCGATGGACCCGTGATATCAGCGGGGGTGGTCAATGCTTCGGACGTCTACCAGGGATTGACCGTCGCTCTGCCGCTCGATGGAGACGAAGCGTTCCCAGCAGGTTACTGGAGCCATACGGGAACCTTTGATTTGAACGATCCCGCGGTGGGCTTCCCGCTCGATGGCTTGCGACAGATCGCCGTCAATGCGGAAGATTTGGCGGGAAACGTGTCCACGCTGACAACTCTGGATATGTTCATCGATACCCAGGGGCCGCAGGTCACCAACGTGCAAATTACCGGCTCGCCGGCCTACGATCTGTTCGACGTGAAACCTACGCAAGGCCCTACGCCAATCGTGAACTCGCTGTCGGTTTCGATTCAGGATCTGCCCAATCGCGTGGCGCTGTTTTTGTATGACGCTCTGCAAGCCGGTGCCGATGGCAACCCGGCGGAAAATCCGGGGCACTACCAGGTTGTCGGAGACCATAACGGGATCATCGATATCGACAGTATCGTGTTTGCGCCCGATCCGGTTGTCGCTGGCAGTCCGGCTAGCGGCACCGTTTTGATTCACTTTGCCCAACCCCTGCCCGATGATCGGTTCACGTTGACCATCTCCGACGCCATCGTGGACCCGGCAGGCAATGCCTTGGATGGCGATTCCAACGCGGCTCAGCCCAATGAATCGCCCACTTTCCCCAGCGGCGACGGACAAACCGGGGGTGACTTTGTAGCTCGCTTTACCGTCGACACGCGAGCTGAAATCGGCGTGTTCGCTCTTGGCAGCGTGTACATCGACACCAACGGCAACAATCTGTTCGATCCCGAGGCGGCCGGCAGCGACGATACCAATGAAGACATCGTCTACAAGCTGGGCTTCCAGACGGACAACACCTTCGCCGGTAACTTTGTCGCCGGGGCCGGAGATGTGGCCGATGGGTTTGACAAGCTGGGAACCTATGGCCAAGTCGCCGGACAGTTCCGCTGGCTGATCGATACCAACAACAACGGCGTACCCGATCTGGTCGTCGGCCAGGTCCCTCCGATAAATGGTCGTCCGGCGGCCGGCGATTTTGACGGCAACGCCGTCAATGGTGACGAAGTGGCATTAAAAGACGGCACGAATTGGTTCTTGGATGCCAACCACGATTTTGTGGTGGAAACCACGCTGGCCGGCGACATGATCGGTCTGCCGATCGTCGGCGACTTTGATGGCGATGGAATCGACGATCTGGGCGCCTGGGCCGACGATGTGTTTTCGCTGGACCTGAGCGGTGTCGATGGCGTCATCAACGGCTTTACCGATGTGCAGTTCACGTTTGGGTTCCCCGGCGTTCGTGAAATTCCTGTGGCGGCCGACTTCAACGGTGATGGTGTTGACGACTTGGGCTTGTACAACCCGGATGCCGCGGGCGTCGCCCCAGGCGAGCAATCCGACTGGATGATTTTGGTCAGCCAGCCCGACGCGCTGGCCGCATTGGATCAACAGTTCGGATTTCAATATGCCGGCAGCCAGTTCTTTAATGCTTATGGGGCGCAGGAAAAGTGGTTCTTTGACGCTGCCAATAACTGGCACTTCATCCTTCCCAATGGCGAAGTCTATGACTGGGACAACACGCCTGGGGTGGCTCAAGGAACCTTGGTGGGCGTGGTCGATCCCAGCGTCCACGCCAACCTCGATTTGCTTGTGCTGGCGGTTGAAAACGGCGGCCAGCCGGTGATCCCGATCACCGACCGCATCGTGCCGGATCCTCAGGGCATCTTAGGTAACGTGATCGATTTCACTCCGGTGCCGTTCGGCCCGGATCTGTTCGCTAGTTTTGGCGACGAGCAGGCGCTGCCTGTGGTGGGCAACTTTGACCCGCCGGTGGTTCCCTCCAGCGGAACGGTGGATCCTGTGCAAGTGGTCGGCCTAAACGGGACCAACACGGACAACGGGTACGACGTCGATGGCAATGGGTTGGTCGAGCCGCATGATGTGCTGATGGTGGTTAATCACCTGAACCGTCACGGCGTGGGGGCTTATGCGAGCGGGCTGCAAATCGAAGCCGGCGGTCAGCAGTGGAACAACGGTCCGCTGCCGGATGTTGACGCCGACGGCATGATCGAGCCCTACGATGTGCTTAGCGTGGTGAACCTGTTGAACCGCATGACTCGCGAGCGAGCAGCCCAGGGCGAAACTGCTGGGGCGGTTCCTGCATGGTTGGACTCCAACAAACCATCCATAGTCGAATCACGCAGCGAAAGGCAGGCTGGCGGGCTTCCGGATGCTCCACCCACGGCCGCCGCGTCCTCCCGCGCGGCGGCTAACGACGCTGTCTTTGCCGATTGGGGCAATAACCCGCTCTGGATTCCCGGGATGGATCTGAGCGAGTCCGAGGAAGACGAGCAGGAAGACGATCCACTGGATCCGGACACCCGTCTCGGGGCGGTGCTGTGA